In a genomic window of Streptomyces sp. BHT-5-2:
- a CDS encoding CBS domain-containing protein gives MPNTPHRVGDVMTQPVAAVDRAAGFKTIVETMQRWRVSALPVVSAERRVVGVVSEADLLPKEGFREADEDRLERLRLSDDVRRAEAVTAGELMTSPAVTVHGDAPLAQAARTMATASVKRLPVVDGDGLLVGIVSRADLLKVFLRSDDELAQEVRRVLGTYFASPTRDLRVAVTDGVVTLSGQLRDRSLVPVVARLVRGIEGVVDVEYDVTGVAPVRVGPPAERSSL, from the coding sequence ATGCCGAACACTCCACACCGGGTCGGCGACGTCATGACGCAGCCGGTGGCGGCCGTCGATCGTGCGGCCGGCTTCAAGACGATCGTCGAGACGATGCAGCGATGGCGGGTGAGCGCCCTGCCGGTGGTCTCGGCCGAGCGGCGGGTGGTCGGTGTGGTCTCCGAGGCCGACCTGCTGCCCAAGGAGGGGTTCCGGGAGGCGGACGAGGACCGGCTCGAACGTCTGCGACTGTCCGACGACGTGCGCCGGGCGGAGGCCGTGACGGCCGGGGAGCTGATGACCAGTCCCGCGGTGACGGTGCACGGCGACGCGCCCCTGGCCCAGGCGGCACGGACGATGGCCACGGCCTCGGTCAAACGTCTGCCGGTCGTGGACGGCGACGGCCTGCTGGTGGGCATCGTCAGCCGCGCCGACCTGCTGAAGGTGTTCCTGCGCTCCGACGACGAGCTCGCGCAGGAGGTACGGCGGGTGCTGGGGACGTACTTCGCATCACCGACCAGGGACCTGCGCGTCGCGGTCACCGACGGGGTGGTCACGCTGAGCGGACAGCTGCGCGACCGGTCGCTGGTGCCCGTGGTGGCGCGTCTGGTGCGCGGCATCGAGGGAGTGGTGGACGTGGAGTACGACGTGACGGGCGTGGCACCGGTACGTGTCGGCCCGCCGGCGGAGCGCTCCTCCCTGTGA
- a CDS encoding response regulator transcription factor, with amino-acid sequence MSETGVFSPQWPIRVFLVDDHEVVRRGVQDLLDAEPDIEVVGDAGTADRALARGPALRPDVAVLDVRLPDGDGISVCRELRSRMPEVACLILTSFDDDDALLDAIMSGAAGYVLKEIKGTDLVAAVRTVASGRSMLDPATTARLMRRLRGGEEDVAPSEEDALSGLSAREREILELIGEGLTNRQIGARLYLSEKTVKNHISRLLAKLGVERRIQAAVLATQHGVGAGMERGS; translated from the coding sequence ATGAGCGAGACGGGTGTGTTCTCCCCGCAGTGGCCGATCCGGGTGTTCCTGGTCGATGATCATGAGGTGGTCCGGCGTGGTGTGCAGGATCTGCTCGATGCGGAGCCGGACATCGAGGTGGTGGGTGATGCCGGAACGGCCGATCGTGCGTTGGCGCGGGGGCCGGCGTTGCGGCCCGATGTGGCGGTGCTCGATGTCCGGTTGCCGGATGGCGACGGGATCTCGGTGTGTCGTGAGTTGCGTTCGCGGATGCCGGAGGTGGCCTGCCTGATCCTCACCTCGTTCGACGATGATGACGCACTGCTCGATGCGATCATGTCCGGGGCTGCTGGTTACGTTCTGAAGGAGATCAAGGGCACGGATCTGGTCGCCGCGGTGCGTACGGTGGCGTCGGGGCGTTCGATGCTGGATCCGGCCACCACGGCGCGGTTGATGCGTCGTCTGCGGGGTGGGGAGGAGGACGTGGCGCCGTCGGAGGAGGATGCTCTGTCTGGGCTGTCGGCGCGGGAGCGGGAGATCCTCGAGCTGATCGGGGAGGGTTTGACGAACCGTCAGATCGGTGCGCGGCTCTATCTGTCCGAGAAGACCGTCAAGAACCACATCTCCCGGCTGCTGGCCAAGCTCGGCGTCGAGCGCCGTATCCAGGCGGCGGTGCTCGCCACGCAGCACGGGGTGGGGGCGGGTATGGAACGGGGAAGCTAG
- a CDS encoding universal stress protein, giving the protein MKTAVMKSAVTKNVITVGVDGTPHALAAATWAAHEARLRQSRLRLLTAWEPRRRPSSAGTEPKRSTGPKPWSGAATPGSR; this is encoded by the coding sequence ATGAAGACCGCCGTCATGAAGAGCGCCGTCACGAAGAACGTCATCACCGTCGGCGTGGACGGTACCCCCCATGCCCTGGCGGCAGCGACGTGGGCGGCACACGAAGCGCGCCTACGACAGTCCCGACTGCGGCTCCTGACCGCCTGGGAACCCCGGCGGCGGCCGAGCAGCGCAGGTACGGAACCGAAGCGCTCGACCGGACCGAAGCCATGGTCAGGGGCCGCCACCCCGGGATCGCGGTGA
- a CDS encoding CBS domain-containing protein has protein sequence MEHRTIGELMTRKVVSVGLETPFKEIAQTLADHVVSAVPVLDSLGRPAGVVSEADLLRKAADRSDLSGRTPLPHLEAWEKARAEGRTAGELMSAPAVCAHPDWTVVEAARLMEVQHLKRLPVVDEADVLLGIVSRSDLLRVFLRKDRAIREEITREVLGRTARLGAAGVTAEVNRGQVALHGTVTDALLIPVLVRMCASVDGVVSVSEDLKPTPAADDRTVRIGEGRTKESRTPS, from the coding sequence ATGGAGCATCGCACGATAGGCGAGCTGATGACCCGGAAGGTCGTGAGCGTAGGGCTGGAGACTCCTTTCAAGGAGATCGCGCAGACGCTCGCCGACCACGTGGTGAGCGCCGTGCCGGTGCTCGACAGTCTCGGCAGGCCGGCCGGCGTCGTCTCGGAGGCCGATCTGCTGCGGAAGGCCGCCGACCGGTCGGATCTGTCCGGCCGGACGCCGCTGCCGCATCTGGAGGCGTGGGAGAAGGCCCGCGCGGAGGGGCGCACCGCCGGAGAGCTGATGTCCGCCCCGGCGGTGTGCGCGCACCCGGACTGGACGGTGGTGGAGGCGGCCCGCCTGATGGAGGTGCAGCACCTCAAGCGGCTTCCCGTGGTCGACGAGGCGGATGTCCTGCTGGGCATCGTCAGCCGCAGCGACCTGCTGCGCGTCTTCCTGCGCAAGGACCGGGCGATCCGGGAGGAGATCACCCGCGAGGTCCTCGGGCGCACGGCACGGCTCGGCGCCGCCGGCGTGACCGCCGAGGTCAATCGGGGCCAGGTCGCCCTGCACGGCACCGTGACGGACGCACTGCTGATCCCGGTGCTGGTGCGGATGTGCGCGAGCGTCGACGGTGTGGTGTCGGTGTCCGAGGACCTCAAGCCGACGCCGGCGGCCGACGACCGGACCGTCCGGATCGGCGAAGGACGAACCAAGGAAAGCCGGACGCCATCATGA
- a CDS encoding alpha/beta hydrolase, whose amino-acid sequence MPVSGKSARWAAVAASVLLTAGALPVAGASSATAATAPRPGTVRTPARYLNQHLDWQPCASGALECAAMSVPRDWHHPAQGPSLTVAVSRHRATGPAGRRGVLMMAAGGPGASGLKRPAGLAAYAPGLAAAYDIVSFDQRGVGNSTRVTCADQSAVDAYFTGDKRDRSADAVRTTFARARAFVRDCQRDSGDLLPYITTEQAVHDMDLYRSLLGADTLSYYGPSYATVLGASYATEFPRRVARMVLDSNIDFTRTWQAFMESQPFSFQRRFDQDFLPWLAKNDGVYHQGRTTAQAKASFEGLRARLHQHPLVLDGTTITPDHLDALSSSAIYQADPGFEKLATALTVLEHPDSAPPAVKQSLAQALAQPMNAGFVADFFSVTCNDTPWNRSAAYWIAQSDRMTRNYPLVGARSLAYTAICAAWPRSAAPRIHITGRNLPPILMLNSTHDPATYYEGALRDHRALPTSRLVTVAGGGDHGQFQNHNACVDDLVEGYLVNGTLPRTDTTCAANPLPAPRPAEGHVRGR is encoded by the coding sequence ATGCCCGTATCCGGGAAGTCCGCGCGCTGGGCGGCCGTCGCCGCATCCGTGCTCCTCACGGCCGGCGCCCTGCCGGTCGCGGGGGCGAGCAGTGCCACGGCCGCAACAGCACCGCGGCCAGGCACCGTGCGCACACCCGCGCGCTACCTGAACCAGCATCTCGACTGGCAACCCTGTGCCTCCGGTGCGCTGGAGTGCGCGGCCATGTCCGTGCCACGGGACTGGCACCATCCGGCGCAGGGCCCCAGTCTGACCGTGGCGGTCTCCCGGCACCGGGCGACCGGTCCCGCCGGCCGGCGCGGGGTGCTGATGATGGCCGCCGGCGGCCCCGGCGCCTCCGGCCTCAAGCGGCCCGCGGGTCTGGCCGCCTACGCTCCCGGCCTCGCTGCCGCCTACGACATCGTCAGCTTCGACCAGCGCGGGGTCGGCAACAGCACCAGAGTGACGTGCGCCGACCAGTCGGCCGTCGACGCCTACTTCACCGGCGACAAGCGCGACCGCTCCGCCGACGCCGTCCGCACCACCTTCGCCCGGGCACGCGCCTTCGTCCGCGACTGCCAACGCGACTCCGGCGACCTGCTGCCCTACATCACCACCGAGCAGGCCGTCCACGACATGGACCTCTACCGCTCCCTGCTCGGAGCGGACACCCTCTCCTACTACGGCCCGTCCTACGCCACCGTCCTCGGCGCCTCCTACGCAACGGAGTTCCCCCGTCGTGTGGCACGCATGGTCCTCGACAGCAACATCGACTTCACCCGCACCTGGCAGGCGTTCATGGAATCCCAACCGTTCAGCTTCCAACGCCGATTCGACCAGGACTTCCTCCCGTGGCTGGCGAAGAACGACGGCGTCTACCACCAGGGCCGCACGACCGCCCAGGCCAAGGCATCCTTCGAAGGACTGCGCGCCAGGCTGCACCAACACCCGCTCGTCCTCGACGGGACCACCATCACGCCCGACCATCTGGACGCCCTCAGCAGCAGCGCCATCTACCAGGCCGACCCGGGCTTCGAGAAACTGGCCACCGCCCTGACCGTCCTGGAACACCCCGACAGCGCACCGCCCGCCGTCAAGCAGTCGCTCGCCCAGGCACTGGCACAGCCCATGAACGCGGGCTTCGTCGCGGACTTCTTCTCCGTCACCTGCAACGACACTCCCTGGAACCGCAGCGCCGCCTACTGGATCGCCCAGAGCGACCGCATGACACGCAACTACCCGCTGGTGGGCGCCCGTTCGCTGGCCTACACCGCGATCTGCGCCGCCTGGCCGCGCTCCGCCGCACCGCGCATCCACATCACCGGGCGCAACCTGCCGCCCATCCTGATGCTGAACTCCACGCATGATCCCGCCACTTACTACGAGGGTGCCCTGCGCGACCACCGGGCCCTGCCCACCTCGCGCCTGGTGACGGTCGCCGGCGGGGGCGACCACGGACAGTTCCAGAACCACAACGCCTGCGTCGACGACCTGGTCGAGGGTTATCTCGTCAACGGAACCCTCCCGCGCACCGACACCACCTGCGCCGCCAACCCGCTCCCGGCACCGAGGCCGGCCGAGGGGCACGTTCGCGGCCGGTGA
- a CDS encoding cytochrome P450: MTSAVQQRSAAELFAQALRYENRADPYPLYEQLLQEPVVRLTDGSWLATGHREIGLLLRDPRISADRLNPQQQPIRKSLLIADPPRHDQLRQAVTRQFVPRIMGMRGHIDGLVTSLLDAHTSETPGELDVVGDLAYPLPVTIICELLGVPREDERLFGSLARRLTRGLDPVETQTEEEIHQLQQTRVELAEYLEGLIARHDADGGGDLLAGLMNGQSPGGPMDAIDLRVTLGLLLIAGHETTVNLIANGTLALLRNPGLLARLRNDPDLVTPLVEEVLRHDPPVQMSGRSTLADIDIAGTTIPKGARIRLLLAAGNRDPRRFADPGSFLPDRADNAHLGFGGGIHYCIGAALARAEAQIALTALARRLDSPRLVADPPPYRENAILRGPERLPVAFARLLPDPPREQ; this comes from the coding sequence ATGACCTCCGCCGTCCAACAGCGCTCCGCCGCAGAGCTGTTCGCCCAAGCCCTCCGGTACGAGAACCGCGCCGACCCCTACCCCCTGTACGAGCAGCTGCTCCAGGAACCGGTGGTACGGCTCACCGACGGGTCCTGGCTGGCGACCGGGCACCGTGAGATCGGCCTGCTGCTCCGCGACCCCCGCATCAGCGCGGACCGGCTCAACCCGCAACAGCAGCCGATCCGCAAGAGCCTGCTGATAGCGGACCCGCCCCGGCACGACCAGCTGCGCCAGGCGGTGACCCGGCAGTTCGTCCCGCGCATCATGGGCATGCGCGGCCACATCGACGGCCTCGTCACCAGTCTGCTGGACGCGCACACCAGCGAAACGCCCGGAGAGTTGGACGTGGTCGGCGACCTCGCCTACCCGCTTCCGGTCACCATCATCTGCGAACTGCTCGGCGTACCGCGCGAGGACGAGCGCCTCTTCGGCAGTCTGGCCCGCCGGCTGACCCGCGGCCTGGACCCGGTCGAGACCCAGACCGAGGAGGAGATCCACCAACTCCAGCAGACCCGCGTCGAGTTGGCGGAGTACCTGGAGGGACTGATCGCACGGCACGACGCCGACGGCGGCGGCGATCTGCTGGCCGGCCTGATGAACGGCCAGAGCCCGGGCGGGCCCATGGACGCCATCGATCTCCGCGTCACCCTCGGGTTGCTGCTGATCGCGGGACACGAGACCACTGTCAACCTCATCGCCAACGGGACCCTGGCGCTGCTGCGCAACCCCGGCCTCCTCGCCCGGCTGCGCAACGACCCCGACCTGGTCACACCGCTGGTGGAGGAGGTGTTGCGGCACGACCCGCCGGTGCAGATGTCCGGCCGCAGCACCCTGGCGGACATCGACATCGCCGGAACCACCATCCCCAAGGGGGCGCGCATCCGCCTGTTGCTGGCCGCAGGCAACCGCGATCCGCGGCGCTTCGCCGACCCCGGCAGCTTCCTGCCCGACCGCGCCGACAACGCCCACCTCGGCTTCGGCGGCGGCATCCACTACTGCATCGGTGCCGCCCTCGCCCGCGCCGAGGCGCAGATCGCGCTGACCGCGCTCGCCCGCCGCCTGGACTCCCCCCGTCTGGTCGCCGACCCGCCGCCGTACCGGGAGAACGCCATCCTGCGCGGCCCGGAACGGCTCCCGGTCGCCTTCGCACGACTGCTGCCGGACCCACCACGGGAGCAGTGA